The Neoarius graeffei isolate fNeoGra1 chromosome 7, fNeoGra1.pri, whole genome shotgun sequence genome includes a region encoding these proteins:
- the bcl2l11 gene encoding bcl-2-like protein 11 isoform X2 — MSRRQYRAGGPAFLKEQGGCGESASRAEPCESPQPSELEQVSIRGGIAVPNSRVAYQSRSPVFRTLSRSSSGYFSFDSEPSSPLITHSTATQTPSPSSQVIIHALQRISEARGDAHNDELWPALHNHYPPHGEASAGDMQAESYVAQELRRIGDEFNQLYFHEAERNGGAAPQQAQNEPAIMLWIGLLIGRLLQFLLRQR, encoded by the exons ATGTCCAG ACGGCAATACCGGGCCGGCGGCCCAGCCTTCTTAAAGGAGCAGGGGGGATGCGGAGAGAGCGCCTCCCGGGCCGAGCCGTGTGAGAGCCCTCAGCCGAGCGAACTGGAACAAGTGTCGATTAGGGGCGGGATCGCGGTGCCGAATAGCCGTGTGGCTTACCAGTCAAGATCGCCTGTGTTCCGAACCCTCTCCAGGTCGTCGAGTGGATATTTTTCGTTCGACAGTGAGCCGAGCTCTCCGCTAATCACCCATAGCACGGCCACTCAGACCCCGAGTCCGTCTAGTCAAGTGATAATTCACGCCCTGCAGCGCATTTCCGAAGCGCGAGGCGACGCGCACAATGATG AATTATGGCCTGCTCTCCATAACCACTATCCACCCCACGGAGAAGCATCTGCGGGGGACATGCAAGCGGAGTCATACGTTGCGCAAGAGTTGCGGCGCATCGGCGATGAATTTAACCAGCTTTATTTTCATGAG GCAGAAAGAAATGGTGGCGCAGCCCCTCAGCAGGCCCAGAATGAGCCCGCCATCATGCTGTGGATAGGGCTCCTGATTGGACGGCTATTACAGTTCCTCCTGAGACAAAGATGA
- the bcl2l11 gene encoding bcl-2-like protein 11 isoform X1, which produces MPRTRVSARASCRSESSRAPQDPVSTHARTSTSSLLMFTAVWNSPRFGVNCTLHYPRQYRAGGPAFLKEQGGCGESASRAEPCESPQPSELEQVSIRGGIAVPNSRVAYQSRSPVFRTLSRSSSGYFSFDSEPSSPLITHSTATQTPSPSSQVIIHALQRISEARGDAHNDELWPALHNHYPPHGEASAGDMQAESYVAQELRRIGDEFNQLYFHEAERNGGAAPQQAQNEPAIMLWIGLLIGRLLQFLLRQR; this is translated from the exons ATGCCGAGGACGCGCGTTTCCGCTCGCGCTTCGTGCCGCTCGGAGAGTTCTCGAGCGCCGCAGGATCCGGtgagcacgcacgcacgcacgagcACCTCATCTCTCCTGATGTTTACAGCGGTTTGGAACAGTCCACGGTTTGGAGTCAACTGTACACTACATTACCC ACGGCAATACCGGGCCGGCGGCCCAGCCTTCTTAAAGGAGCAGGGGGGATGCGGAGAGAGCGCCTCCCGGGCCGAGCCGTGTGAGAGCCCTCAGCCGAGCGAACTGGAACAAGTGTCGATTAGGGGCGGGATCGCGGTGCCGAATAGCCGTGTGGCTTACCAGTCAAGATCGCCTGTGTTCCGAACCCTCTCCAGGTCGTCGAGTGGATATTTTTCGTTCGACAGTGAGCCGAGCTCTCCGCTAATCACCCATAGCACGGCCACTCAGACCCCGAGTCCGTCTAGTCAAGTGATAATTCACGCCCTGCAGCGCATTTCCGAAGCGCGAGGCGACGCGCACAATGATG AATTATGGCCTGCTCTCCATAACCACTATCCACCCCACGGAGAAGCATCTGCGGGGGACATGCAAGCGGAGTCATACGTTGCGCAAGAGTTGCGGCGCATCGGCGATGAATTTAACCAGCTTTATTTTCATGAG GCAGAAAGAAATGGTGGCGCAGCCCCTCAGCAGGCCCAGAATGAGCCCGCCATCATGCTGTGGATAGGGCTCCTGATTGGACGGCTATTACAGTTCCTCCTGAGACAAAGATGA